The DNA segment AAGGACATCATCTGTTTTTTCAAAAAGCTACGGACCATCTGTATTCCGACTTAGCGACACACCTGAATACACACACCGTCATATTCCGCCTTCAGCgaacataaaatgaaacaaaaaaattcgCACTGTCACACCCCTTCCATCTATTCTCAGAGAGGCACATGTGCAATCAGGCGGCATGAGGCATACGCAGCGTCATCATTGCTGTCAtgacttgttctttttttttcttcattaattACCTTTTCAGAAGTGCTTTCTTCCAATGTGGAGTATCGTGGACCCTGCTGTTGGTAGCGCCGCTGATCCGTCTTTCCCGAAGGAGGTCTCAACTGGACGCCGTTCGAGATATGCTGGCCGACACTCAGTGGAAAGTGCTCCTACTGGTCCTTTTCACGGCCCTGGGTAGCGAGGTCTTCTGCTGCAGGCCGTTTGATGCCGGTCAGTACACACATTGTTGACTCtcgttcgcgaaaaaaaaaaaagagttttacATAATTTAGAAAGCCTGCCTAGTGATTCGCGGTATCAAAACTATacatgcaaatttgcttcatgtatGAAGTCTAACAGTGAATGGCGGATCGGTCCGTGAATcaagcggtcaaggtcgggtgcaCGGAGGTGGTGAAGACGGCTTAAATGTAAAGCAGTACAAGTATatagcaatattaatgagaactaacaaacagtAATACcaaggggatgttatttgtagtaattagaatataaatgtgaagaaagtaaagtggacgaaaagataacttgcctccggcagggacctgtccctgccggcggcttGTTAtctttttactttcttcacatttatattctaattactacaaataacatccccctgtactttccttggtattattgtctgttagttattaatattgtgtctaacaaacaaaaacgagcccttgaaaatcatcttctttccttcaagtaTATAGCAAGTGTGTCGTAGTCATATCACGGATTGGAGCGTAAGGATGGGCACGATGCACCATGTGGGCCGCGGTAATGTTGCGCCCATAGAGTGGTCACAGATGGAATAAGCTTGCCATAGTATCACATGGGCGCACGGagcaagaaataattattttggGGGCTttatcaaaaccacgatatggttatgaggaagttatgaaccccgatatgattatgacgaaattttggccatctagggttcttcaacgtgcgcttaaatctatagtcggatacaacttaagaagtccggagaagcCCAGCCCAGACGGCCGAAGCACGGCCactgatcgcctccgcgactaaagaaatagtcccgctcacgcACTGGGCAATGTTCTCCGtaggcggggtcaccggcagtccggcttatgacgtcagtccggagtgcgcccctgttggtgcaggcttgtgtacaTCCGCCATTGGGGAGGAAAGGCCGCGGACttctaacgtttttttttgttatgtataGGCACACGGGACTCtagaattttgcctccatcgaaatgcggccgccgcggccgggatttgatcccgcgaccttcgggtcaactgtcgagcaccataaccactagaccaccgcggcaggtggAACAAGAGTTTATCAACAATATGTAGATGCGCGGGGAAATGTTGAGAGTCAAGGCGTTACGTCAACGTAACAGCATTCCCTGCCTTCCCCCCAACCAAGCACCGAGAGGGAACCGATCCCCGAAGCTTGTGCTTATGAGAATACTTAATGCTTGTAAGAGTATTCTATCAAGAAATAGGCCACAAGCGGGATCTGAAAGCCTTCCCAAAGTTGCGCTACTGTTCACTGATATAAATGTAGGTTACCCGAGATTATACAAGAAcaacactgtctttgtgcgctatGATTCGAATGGTGATATGTAAAATATACACAGACAGCAGCCTTAGTTTGGCCTGCCTGAATTTTGTTTTCTCAGTTGTTTGTTTACGATTCGCCATAACACATTATACATTCAGAATAGCATGTCACGTTTGTCGATGTGGACTATCATTTGCAGTTGATACAAAACATTCCATCTTGATATCAAAGAGGGATGTCTGTTTTTCACTTCTGTTCGcctcctttcttccctttctcttttaCAGTTCGAGGAAAGAGGCTTCTGCGGCTTAAAGGCAACTTTATAAAGATACAAAACCAGTGCAAGAAACAAATTTTCACTGCAATTAAGCTCGTTGCGCGGGACAATATTAAAACGGTACGTGGGTTTCGCTTCGCTCATTACGCAACACAGCCGATAAGCGAGCTATGCTATCCGTTATTTTGTGGACAACAACAAAAACTCTTGCGGCCTTTACTTCAACGTGTAGGGGGAGGGGTGGAACCCTGTGATATCTttagtatgtatgtgtgtatgtatgtatgtatgtatgtatgtatgtatgtatgtatgtgtgtgtgtgtgtgtgtgtgtgtgtgtgtgtgtgtgtgtgtgtgtgtgtgtgtgtgtgtgtgtgtgtgtgtgtgtgtgtgtgtgtgtgtgtgtgtgtgtgtgtgtgtgtttgaggtcgtgggatcgattcccggccgcggcggctgcattttcgatggaggcgaaaatgtttgatggaggcccgtgtacttagatttaggcgcacgttaaacccaggtggtcgaaatttccggagccctccactacggcgtccctcataatcatgtggcgGTTTTGCGATGttaaaccacctggggttctttaacgtgcacctaaatctaagtacacgggcctccatcaaaaattttcccctccatcgaaaatgcagccgccgcggccgggatgagatcccgcgaccttcgggtcagcagtcgtgcgccatagcgactagaccaccgtggcggggccaggggcgtaggcagaaatttttttcggggggggggggggggggggggcacctacctccttgatctgtagtggggcctgggcaggcagatgtggtcgagtgtcattttctgctttgtatgctatggcaaaaaaaaaaaaagttcgcccagtggcgtaaccaagggggggggggtgcacgagCCCGGCGTGCCTCCCACCCCCCCGTTACGCCACTAGGCGgggctgtatgtatatatatatgtatgtatttatgtatgcatgtatgtatgtatagtgttgtgcagaaaagaaaaatgaattccTTGAGACAGACGCATCTGTACTAGGCGATAATTtgctaaatatttttttcttaaggCACTCTCATGCGCTTTGAACTTCTTCCCTCGCACTTTTCAAAGTGTCAATTCAATTGAAGACCAGCGTTCTTACTGACCCGTCTCTTACTTCTCCGCTACGGCCGGCCACCTTTAAAATTTCTCTACTCGCgctgagaaatattcgaaaatattcgaaattccgactagcccaactgtccACCTTCAAAAATGGCACGAAAGAACATGGCCAGTTTGAACAACTGAATGTAAGCTCACAAATGGGAGACAGACGTGAGCGTCGCTGAAACATGAactcgccgactgcttgtccTTGTTTGGCGTACTCGTCTGCGtccttttgatttttttttactgcctgtTTTTGAATTCAGCTGTTCAATCTAGCCTCAGCCATGAACCGACTATAGTTCAGCTGAATACTTATCCTCGTGTACATAACAGTCTACTGTGtgagtcaggcacgtaggcaggggggggggtcgccccccccccccccgaaattcttccGGCCTTCTATTTTCCCGgccaacttttgttttatttttgccaaggaaatactttctttcgaacaattaggccttggccccccccccccccccccgaaaaaaaatcctggctacgtgcctggtgtgAGTGATTGtgcacagaggcaatgcaaatgtgTGAGCACCTCGTTGCTTGAGCAGGACGTAAGGATCATTAATTAAAGTGGCTTCTGTAGTGCCTCGAATGACGTCAGCTTAGTACAGTGTATAGGTTCGCAGTGATGGCGATCCCATGATGTCCTATGACAATCCCCCCGCATAACATTTGAATTTGAAATGGTGCTACACTCACCTGTACCTCTGTTGCTCTAGCTAATTCTTTGTACTTAGTCAAAcaccgagtatttttttttttcagtgtgacgCTCTCATATTCTGTACGTATTAGCATTCACAGATGTTCCTTGTATCAAACATTGAATGCATATTTAGCCCTTATTATCTGTATTGTGCGTTACACACATCGTTAACAGTCTCCGACTTCGGGACCTCCTCTTGTATATCGTTATGTTTTATTACTCCAAATGTCTTAATAGACTTCTGCATCGCCTCCAACTTTCCAGCTAATGGGCGCTTTCTGCGACGCACACAATGCCTGTATGGAGTCG comes from the Rhipicephalus sanguineus isolate Rsan-2018 chromosome 6, BIME_Rsan_1.4, whole genome shotgun sequence genome and includes:
- the LOC119398054 gene encoding uncharacterized protein LOC119398054, with the translated sequence MLADTQWKVLLLVLFTALGSEVFCCRPFDAVRGKRLLRLKGNFIKIQNQCKKQIFTAIKLVARDNIKTLMGAFCDAHNACMESTAEGNAVELIDCWSYAVKNETGPFRALGSPDNLYQAIGATFACLRNTELTKLSLQSIDDLTSFGMEYALAIG